One segment of Mesoplodon densirostris isolate mMesDen1 chromosome 6, mMesDen1 primary haplotype, whole genome shotgun sequence DNA contains the following:
- the TRAF1 gene encoding TNF receptor-associated factor 1 isoform X1 — translation MASGSASSPRPAPDENEFPFGCPPTVCQDPPEPRPLCCAVCLSENVRNGEDRICPKCKGDDTPSERPGSLLSQEQDHPEVAEAGVGCPFAGVGCSFKGGPKFMQEHEVTSQATHLNLLLGFMKQWKAQLGSGLGSGPMALEQNLSDLQLQGAVEAAGDLEVDCYRAPCSESQEELALQHFVKEKLLTELEGKLCVFENIVAVLNKEVEASHLALAASIHQSRLDREHILNLERRVVELQQTLAQKDQALSKLEQGFRLMEEASYDGTFLWKVTSVTRRCHESACGRTVSLFSPAFYTAKYGYKLCLRLYLNGDGTGKRTHMSLFIVIMRGEYDALLPWPFRNKVTFMLLDQNNREHAIDAFRPDLNSASFQRPQSETNVASGCPLFFPLNKLQSPKHAYVKDDTMFLKCIVETNA, via the exons ATGGCCTCTGGCTCGGCCAGCAGCCCCCGCCCGGCCCCCGATGAGAACGAGTTCCCCTTTGGGTGCCCCCCCACCGTCTGCCAGGACCCACCAGAGCCCAGGCCCCTCTGCTGTGCCGTCTGTCTCTCTGAGAACGTGAG GAATGGTGAAGATCGGATTTGTCCCAAATGCAAAGGGGATGACACACCATCCGAAAGGCCAGGAAGCCTTCTGTCTCAGGAGCAG GATCACCCTGAGGTGGCTGAGGCTGGAGTTGGGTGTCCCTTTGCAGGTGTTGGCTGCTCCTTCAAG GGGGGCCCAAAGTTCATGCAGGAGCATGAGGTCACCTCCCAGGCCACCCACCTGAACCTGCTGTTAGGGTTCATGAAACAGTGGAAGGCCCAGCTGGGCTCTGGCCTGGGGTCCGGACCCATGGCCCTGGAGCAGAATCTGTCAGACCTGCAGCTGCAGGGGGCTGTGGAGGCAGCTGGGGACCTAGAGGTGGACTGCTACCGGGCCCCCTGCTCCGAGAGCCAGGAGGAGCTGGCCCTGCAGCACTTCGTGAAGGAGAAGCTCCTGACTGAGCTGGAGGGGAAGCTGTGCGTGTTTGAGAACATTGTCGCCGTCCTCAACAAGGAGGTGGAGGCCTCCCACCTGGCCCTGGCCGCCTCCATCCACCAGAGCCGGCTGGACCGCGAGCACATCCTGAACTTGGAACGGAGG GTGGTGGAGCTGCAGCAGACCTTGGCCCAGAAAGACCAGGCCCTGAGCAAGCTGGAGCAGGGCTTCCGCCTCATGGAAGAGGCCTCCTACGACGGCACCTTCCTATGGAAGGTCACCAGTGTTACCAGGCGGTGCCATGAGTCAGCCTGCGGCAGGACCGTCAGCCTCTTCTCCCCAG CTTTCTACACTGCCAAGTACGGATACAAGTTGTGCCTGCGGCTCTACCTGAATGGGGACGGGACGGGGAAGAGGACCCACATGTCCCTCTTCATCGTGATCATGAGAGGGGAGTATGATGCTCTACTGCCGTGGCCTTTCCGGAACAAG GTCACTTTCATGCTGCTCGACCAGAACAACCGTGAGCACGCCATCGACGCCTTCCGGCCTGACCTGAACTCAGCATCCTTCCAGCGGCCCCAGAGCGAAACCAATGTGGCCAGCGGCTGCCCGCTCTTCTTCCCCCTCAACAAGCTGCAGTCGCCCAAGCATGCCTACGTGAAGGACGACACCATGTTCCTCAAGTGCATCGTGGAGACAAACGCTTAG
- the TRAF1 gene encoding TNF receptor-associated factor 1 isoform X2 translates to MASGSASSPRPAPDENEFPFGCPPTVCQDPPEPRPLCCAVCLSENVRNGEDRICPKCKGDDTPSERPGSLLSQEQDHPEVAEAGVGCPFAGVGCSFKGGPKFMQEHEVTSQATHLNLLLGFMKQWKAQLGSGLGSGPMALEQNLSDLQLQGAVEAAGDLEVDCYRAPCSESQEELALQHFVKEKLLTELEGKLCVFENIVAVLNKEVEASHLALAASIHQSRLDREHILNLERRVVELQQTLAQKDQALSKLEQGFRLMEEASYDGTFLWKVTSVTRRCHESACGRTVSLFSPAFYTAKYGYKLCLRLYLNGDGTGKRTHMSLFIVIMRGEYDALLPWPFRNKELKCLDQRPWKTCRDEVHLVAE, encoded by the exons ATGGCCTCTGGCTCGGCCAGCAGCCCCCGCCCGGCCCCCGATGAGAACGAGTTCCCCTTTGGGTGCCCCCCCACCGTCTGCCAGGACCCACCAGAGCCCAGGCCCCTCTGCTGTGCCGTCTGTCTCTCTGAGAACGTGAG GAATGGTGAAGATCGGATTTGTCCCAAATGCAAAGGGGATGACACACCATCCGAAAGGCCAGGAAGCCTTCTGTCTCAGGAGCAG GATCACCCTGAGGTGGCTGAGGCTGGAGTTGGGTGTCCCTTTGCAGGTGTTGGCTGCTCCTTCAAG GGGGGCCCAAAGTTCATGCAGGAGCATGAGGTCACCTCCCAGGCCACCCACCTGAACCTGCTGTTAGGGTTCATGAAACAGTGGAAGGCCCAGCTGGGCTCTGGCCTGGGGTCCGGACCCATGGCCCTGGAGCAGAATCTGTCAGACCTGCAGCTGCAGGGGGCTGTGGAGGCAGCTGGGGACCTAGAGGTGGACTGCTACCGGGCCCCCTGCTCCGAGAGCCAGGAGGAGCTGGCCCTGCAGCACTTCGTGAAGGAGAAGCTCCTGACTGAGCTGGAGGGGAAGCTGTGCGTGTTTGAGAACATTGTCGCCGTCCTCAACAAGGAGGTGGAGGCCTCCCACCTGGCCCTGGCCGCCTCCATCCACCAGAGCCGGCTGGACCGCGAGCACATCCTGAACTTGGAACGGAGG GTGGTGGAGCTGCAGCAGACCTTGGCCCAGAAAGACCAGGCCCTGAGCAAGCTGGAGCAGGGCTTCCGCCTCATGGAAGAGGCCTCCTACGACGGCACCTTCCTATGGAAGGTCACCAGTGTTACCAGGCGGTGCCATGAGTCAGCCTGCGGCAGGACCGTCAGCCTCTTCTCCCCAG CTTTCTACACTGCCAAGTACGGATACAAGTTGTGCCTGCGGCTCTACCTGAATGGGGACGGGACGGGGAAGAGGACCCACATGTCCCTCTTCATCGTGATCATGAGAGGGGAGTATGATGCTCTACTGCCGTGGCCTTTCCGGAACAAG GAGCTAAAGTGTTTGGACCAGCGACCCTGGAAGACATGTAGAGATGAAGTTCACTTGGTGGCTGAATAA